Proteins from a single region of Pseudodesulfovibrio portus:
- a CDS encoding DMT family transporter has translation MTLNNRLLGFAYALLAVTIWSGNFILASGLADTVPPIALAALRWTCATLVFLPFALKHLRRDWTAIRAHRFPIMAAAVTGVTLFNTILYLSAHTTDTVNMALIASTTPVFVVILSRIFLGEPISRLRAAGLVVAIAGMTVIATHGSLETLLALTFREGDLWMLLAGLLWAIYSILVKRKPPEISQHSYLAIIFIVGAIPLIPAAFVEQPYYPAWTLSQPVIGATLYMGIGASLISFFLWNSAVTAIGPGTSSLFQYFIPVFSGIGAYLLLGQPITPAHLCGFILIFSGVFLATRPR, from the coding sequence GTGACACTCAACAACAGACTTCTCGGATTTGCATACGCCCTGCTGGCCGTGACCATCTGGTCCGGCAACTTCATCCTGGCCAGCGGCCTTGCCGACACCGTCCCCCCAATTGCCCTGGCCGCCCTGCGCTGGACCTGCGCCACCCTCGTGTTCCTGCCATTCGCCCTGAAGCACCTGCGCCGCGACTGGACGGCCATCCGCGCGCACCGGTTCCCGATCATGGCGGCGGCAGTCACCGGCGTGACCCTGTTCAACACCATCCTGTATTTGAGCGCCCACACCACGGATACCGTGAACATGGCCCTGATCGCCTCGACCACGCCCGTGTTCGTGGTCATCCTCTCGCGCATCTTCCTGGGCGAACCCATCAGCCGCCTGCGGGCCGCAGGGCTTGTCGTGGCCATTGCCGGGATGACGGTCATCGCCACGCACGGCAGCCTGGAAACCCTGCTCGCCCTGACCTTCCGCGAAGGCGACCTGTGGATGCTCCTGGCCGGACTGCTGTGGGCCATCTATTCCATCCTGGTCAAACGCAAGCCGCCGGAAATTAGCCAGCACTCCTACCTGGCCATCATCTTCATCGTCGGTGCGATCCCGCTCATCCCCGCAGCCTTTGTCGAGCAGCCGTACTACCCGGCGTGGACCCTGTCCCAGCCCGTCATCGGCGCGACCCTGTACATGGGCATAGGGGCCTCGCTCATCTCCTTTTTCCTGTGGAACTCCGCAGTCACGGCCATCGGCCCCGGCACTTCGTCGCTGTTCCAGTATTTCATCCCTGTCTTCAGCGGCATCGGCGCCTACCTGCTGCTCGGCCAGCCCATCACCCCCGCCCATCTCTGCGGCTTCATCCTGATTTTCTCCGGAGTGTTCCTGGCCACGCGGCCACGATGA
- a CDS encoding MGMT family protein → MGVSPFTQKVIDAILAIPHGRIATYGGIAAMAGDRRAARQVVRVLHTNTHTHGLPWHRVVNREGRISLPRQHGYEEQKELLLQEGVGFDHRDRIDLDRFLWRP, encoded by the coding sequence ATGGGTGTTTCACCGTTCACGCAGAAAGTCATCGACGCAATCCTGGCCATCCCCCACGGCCGGATCGCCACCTATGGCGGGATCGCGGCCATGGCCGGGGACCGGCGGGCGGCGCGACAGGTGGTGCGGGTCCTGCACACCAACACGCACACCCACGGGCTGCCCTGGCACCGGGTCGTCAACCGGGAAGGCCGGATTTCGCTGCCAAGGCAACACGGATATGAAGAACAAAAGGAACTGCTTCTTCAGGAAGGGGTCGGATTCGACCACCGGGACCGCATCGACCTCGACCGCTTCTTGTGGCGGCCCTGA
- a CDS encoding ferredoxin yields MGIVIDQDECIGCESCVEICPEVFEMDGDGEKAVVINPDSTADCVDEAIETCPNEAISK; encoded by the coding sequence ATGGGTATCGTTATTGATCAGGATGAATGTATCGGCTGTGAATCTTGTGTGGAAATCTGCCCTGAAGTCTTTGAAATGGACGGAGACGGCGAGAAGGCTGTCGTAATCAATCCCGACAGCACTGCAGACTGCGTCGATGAGGCCATCGAGACCTGTCCCAACGAGGCTATCTCGAAGTAG
- a CDS encoding NAD(P)/FAD-dependent oxidoreductase, whose translation MDYLIVGNGVSAIGAIEGIRQVDAEGTILVVSDEAVPTYGRPLISYYLSDKIKFETLPFRPEEFYEKNGVEMRLGSRVLSVDTDSKLLTLDCGDTIEYGKLLLATGGTPVRPQLPGVDGPGVHNFTTVAHAETLKELVNKVKKVVVIGAGLIALKAAEGFAEKGVDVTIVVRSRIMRTYFDETAGELIVDHLEKNGIRFLQGTATKEIVRYEDGTIKGVDTDQGLVEADVVIVAAGVRPNMGLAAAAGLTTKQGIRVDDFMATSNPDIYAAGDVAEAKDLLTGEYTVRPIWPNAYTQGRYAGLNMAGAGNPYTGGMSMNSITYYGLPTISVGETNLADDDAYETSIHLDRENSVYRKLIFKEDTLAGCILIGDIDAAGFYTSFIKNGFKLDAEAKARLVEGDPSPALWPDEFIEGMMNNP comes from the coding sequence ATGGATTACTTAATTGTAGGAAACGGCGTCTCCGCCATCGGGGCCATCGAGGGTATTCGCCAAGTCGATGCCGAAGGGACCATTCTGGTCGTCAGTGATGAAGCCGTCCCCACCTACGGCCGGCCGCTCATTTCCTATTATCTGTCGGACAAGATCAAGTTCGAGACCCTGCCGTTCCGCCCCGAGGAATTCTACGAGAAGAACGGTGTGGAAATGCGACTGGGGTCCCGCGTCCTGTCCGTGGATACCGACTCCAAGCTCCTGACGCTGGATTGCGGCGATACCATCGAATACGGCAAGCTGTTGCTGGCCACCGGCGGCACGCCGGTCAGGCCCCAGTTGCCGGGCGTCGACGGTCCCGGCGTTCACAACTTCACCACCGTGGCCCACGCCGAGACCCTCAAGGAACTGGTGAACAAGGTCAAGAAGGTCGTCGTTATCGGCGCCGGGCTCATCGCCCTCAAGGCCGCCGAGGGATTCGCCGAGAAGGGTGTGGACGTGACCATTGTCGTCCGCTCCCGGATCATGCGCACTTATTTTGACGAGACCGCCGGCGAACTGATCGTCGATCATCTGGAAAAAAACGGTATTCGTTTCCTCCAGGGCACCGCCACCAAGGAGATCGTCCGCTACGAGGACGGGACCATCAAGGGCGTGGACACCGATCAGGGACTGGTTGAAGCGGACGTGGTCATCGTGGCTGCGGGCGTGCGCCCCAACATGGGGTTGGCCGCCGCCGCAGGCCTGACCACAAAGCAGGGCATTCGCGTGGACGACTTCATGGCCACCAGCAACCCGGACATCTATGCCGCAGGCGACGTGGCCGAAGCCAAGGACCTGTTGACCGGCGAATACACTGTCCGGCCCATCTGGCCCAACGCCTACACCCAGGGCCGGTACGCAGGCCTGAACATGGCCGGAGCCGGCAACCCGTATACGGGCGGCATGTCCATGAACTCCATCACCTACTACGGGCTGCCCACCATTTCCGTGGGCGAGACCAACCTTGCCGACGACGACGCGTATGAGACCTCCATCCACCTGGATCGCGAGAATTCCGTGTACCGCAAGCTCATCTTCAAGGAAGACACCCTGGCCGGGTGCATCCTCATCGGCGATATCGACGCGGCGGGGTTCTACACCAGCTTCATCAAGAATGGTTTCAAGCTGGACGCCGAGGCCAAGGCCAGGCTGGTGGAAGGCGACCCGTCGCCCGCCCTGTGGCCGGACGAGTTCATCGAAGGCATGATGAACAATCCCTAG
- a CDS encoding DUF1499 domain-containing protein yields MKYILLLILIALGAMLSLSLFSRKTPDNLGVADHRLSDCPDSKNCVSSQTTRKVNFIEPLPMQGTVAEVVQRLREAIEDMGGAVVETNGGYIRAEFSSSFWRFTDDLECLYSEKDGLVHVRSASRVGYFDFNANRNRLEILGRKVTVESAQ; encoded by the coding sequence ATGAAATATATCCTTCTCCTCATTTTGATCGCTCTCGGAGCCATGCTTTCACTCTCCTTGTTCTCAAGAAAAACTCCCGACAACCTGGGGGTTGCCGACCACAGACTGTCCGATTGCCCAGACAGTAAAAATTGCGTTTCGTCGCAGACGACCCGTAAGGTCAATTTCATCGAGCCGTTGCCGATGCAAGGCACTGTGGCGGAGGTTGTACAGCGTTTACGAGAAGCAATCGAAGACATGGGTGGTGCCGTCGTTGAAACAAACGGCGGATATATTCGAGCCGAGTTCTCAAGCTCGTTCTGGCGGTTCACGGATGACCTTGAATGCCTTTATTCCGAAAAGGATGGCCTTGTTCATGTCCGCTCCGCCTCAAGGGTCGGCTACTTCGATTTCAACGCAAATCGAAATCGACTGGAAATCCTGGGGAGAAAGGTGACAGTGGAATCGGCGCAGTAG
- a CDS encoding CHASE2 domain-containing protein — protein sequence MFAPLKKAFKKDQLILLGSGLVINFLMIILFISQPQFLNLLELKIYDLYLRSYHQPAATEVPVIIDLDEKSLSELGQWPWPRYRVALLFKYLQAYGAAAVVSDIIFVEPDRTSPVAIKADIKRELKIDVEFSGMPDSLMDYDKLLAYNLQTGPFVLGINFVARSGLGDMEPSTRHACDFPPAKVAVLSPPGSMTPHQALFSSGEMICPTPSLAEAQPRVGFITISPDPDSVYRRVPLLYSWKDKIYPSLALAALIQATGEENMVLKLSPLGVEAVKFNGIVIPTDKRAQMLINYRGKSRTFQYISASDILNKKLPPKALEGRIAFIGTSAAGLKDIRPIPLDPSYPGVEAHATVVDNILSQQFLSIPDWAKGLEFAGMVAAGIVTTLLLMWARASWLVIPLIGLACAMWYGSILIYKEQHFFLSPMYSYITLALTFFSLTVIKFWREEHAKKFIHGAFAHYLAPSVISQIMDNPGSLSLDGQEKDITIQFSDVRSFTSLSEKLTPSQVTDLLHDYLTPMTRIITENEGTLDKFIGDAVMAFWNAPLDVECHQEKALATALAQQEKLKELNELFIEKYGFTIDVGIGIHSGPVRVGNMGSADLFDYTLIGDNVNLASRLEGLTKYYGQKLVVSQAIKDACCNHYHFRILDSVRVKGKLEPVTIYTAYPPAEAEARKEELELYAEAHDHYIHQRFAEAVELFERIRDTGVEETLCAMYIDRCNHLMENPPGEDWDGVFTHKTK from the coding sequence ATGTTCGCACCGCTCAAGAAAGCCTTCAAGAAAGATCAGCTGATCCTCCTCGGTTCCGGCCTGGTCATCAACTTTCTGATGATCATCCTGTTCATCAGCCAGCCCCAATTCCTGAACCTCCTGGAACTCAAGATCTACGACCTCTATCTCCGGAGCTACCACCAACCGGCGGCCACGGAAGTCCCGGTGATCATCGACCTGGACGAAAAAAGCCTGAGCGAACTGGGACAGTGGCCGTGGCCCCGCTACAGGGTGGCCCTGCTCTTCAAATACCTCCAGGCCTACGGCGCTGCGGCCGTTGTCTCGGACATCATCTTCGTGGAACCGGACCGCACCTCGCCCGTGGCAATCAAGGCCGACATAAAACGGGAACTCAAGATAGACGTAGAGTTCTCGGGCATGCCGGACAGCCTGATGGATTACGACAAGCTGCTGGCCTACAATCTCCAGACAGGACCTTTCGTGCTGGGCATCAATTTCGTCGCCAGGTCCGGGCTCGGCGACATGGAACCCTCGACCCGCCATGCCTGCGACTTTCCACCGGCCAAGGTCGCGGTCCTGTCCCCGCCGGGTTCCATGACCCCGCACCAGGCACTGTTCTCGTCGGGCGAGATGATCTGCCCCACACCGTCCCTGGCCGAGGCGCAACCCAGGGTCGGATTCATCACCATCTCCCCGGACCCCGACTCCGTATACCGCCGCGTTCCCCTGCTCTACAGCTGGAAAGACAAAATCTATCCCAGCCTAGCCCTGGCCGCACTGATACAGGCCACAGGCGAAGAGAACATGGTCCTCAAGCTCTCCCCGCTGGGCGTGGAGGCCGTCAAGTTCAACGGCATCGTCATCCCCACGGACAAACGGGCCCAGATGCTCATCAACTACCGGGGCAAATCCCGCACATTCCAGTACATCAGCGCATCGGACATCCTGAACAAGAAGCTGCCGCCCAAGGCCCTTGAGGGCCGCATCGCCTTCATCGGCACATCGGCGGCCGGGCTCAAGGACATCCGCCCCATCCCGCTCGACCCGAGCTACCCGGGCGTGGAGGCGCACGCCACAGTGGTGGACAACATCCTTTCCCAACAATTCCTGTCCATCCCGGATTGGGCCAAGGGACTCGAATTCGCGGGCATGGTGGCCGCAGGCATCGTGACAACCCTGCTCCTCATGTGGGCCCGGGCGTCCTGGCTGGTCATCCCCCTGATCGGGCTGGCCTGCGCCATGTGGTACGGCTCGATCCTTATCTACAAGGAACAGCATTTCTTCCTTTCCCCCATGTACTCCTACATCACCCTGGCCCTGACTTTCTTCTCACTGACCGTCATCAAGTTCTGGCGGGAGGAACACGCCAAGAAATTCATCCACGGGGCCTTTGCCCACTACCTGGCCCCGTCGGTCATCTCCCAGATCATGGACAATCCGGGCTCGTTGTCCCTGGACGGCCAGGAAAAGGACATCACCATCCAGTTCTCGGACGTGCGCAGCTTCACGTCGCTCTCGGAAAAGCTCACCCCATCCCAGGTGACCGACCTGCTGCACGACTACCTGACGCCCATGACGCGCATCATCACCGAAAACGAAGGGACCCTGGACAAATTCATCGGCGACGCGGTCATGGCCTTCTGGAATGCCCCTCTGGACGTGGAATGCCATCAGGAAAAAGCCCTGGCCACGGCCCTGGCGCAACAGGAAAAGCTCAAAGAACTGAACGAATTGTTCATCGAAAAATACGGTTTCACCATCGATGTGGGCATCGGCATTCACTCCGGCCCCGTCCGCGTGGGCAACATGGGCTCTGCGGACCTGTTCGACTATACCCTCATCGGCGACAACGTGAACCTGGCCTCGCGCCTGGAGGGACTGACCAAATACTACGGCCAGAAGCTGGTGGTCAGCCAGGCCATCAAGGACGCCTGCTGCAACCACTACCATTTCCGCATCCTCGATTCCGTGCGCGTCAAGGGCAAACTGGAACCCGTGACCATCTACACGGCCTACCCTCCTGCCGAAGCCGAGGCGCGCAAGGAAGAGCTGGAACTCTACGCCGAGGCCCACGACCATTACATCCACCAACGCTTTGCAGAAGCCGTTGAACTGTTCGAGCGCATCCGCGACACCGGCGTCGAGGAAACGCTCTGCGCGATGTATATCGACCGCTGCAACCATTTGATGGAAAACCCGCCCGGCGAGGACTGGGACGGCGTCTTCACGCACAAGACCAAATAA
- a CDS encoding sulfite exporter TauE/SafE family protein, with translation MLDTTAILGIILLAAFLQGLTGFGFALIALPLLGFFIDIKVSVPLMLLLATIISLYLSFRLRKSINLKSTYILMIATLPGIPLGTYALKHFSTQWLSVGIGVLMVVFTSYMLLLKPRQRELGTVVTSLAGFLCGALGSSIGAGGPPVIIYTTLQPWNKDRAKGTLAFYFSFAGLVTIASHAFTGMITGEVLHLYAMSLPSLVTGIWLGTTAYKHLSDHGYRKLAFVLVFLLGCMMLWRNL, from the coding sequence ATGCTCGACACGACCGCCATTTTGGGAATCATCCTTCTCGCCGCCTTTCTCCAGGGACTGACGGGATTCGGTTTCGCCCTCATCGCCCTGCCCCTGCTCGGATTTTTCATCGATATCAAGGTCAGCGTCCCCCTGATGCTACTTCTTGCCACCATCATAAGCCTGTACCTGAGCTTCAGACTGCGAAAAAGCATCAACCTGAAGAGCACGTATATCCTCATGATAGCCACCCTGCCGGGGATTCCGCTGGGCACCTACGCACTCAAGCATTTTTCCACGCAATGGCTGTCCGTGGGCATCGGCGTGCTGATGGTCGTCTTCACCAGCTACATGCTGCTGCTCAAGCCACGTCAGCGGGAGCTGGGGACGGTCGTCACCTCACTGGCCGGATTCCTCTGCGGCGCCCTCGGCAGCAGCATCGGCGCGGGCGGGCCGCCGGTCATCATCTACACCACGCTGCAGCCCTGGAACAAGGACCGGGCCAAGGGGACCCTTGCCTTCTATTTCAGCTTCGCCGGGCTGGTCACCATCGCCTCCCACGCCTTTACCGGCATGATTACCGGCGAGGTCCTGCACCTCTACGCCATGTCCCTGCCCTCCCTCGTGACCGGGATATGGCTCGGGACCACCGCCTACAAGCACCTGTCCGACCACGGCTACAGGAAGCTCGCCTTTGTCCTCGTCTTCCTGCTCGGCTGCATGATGCTCTGGCGCAACCTCTGA